The Acidithiobacillus ferrooxidans ATCC 23270 genomic interval TATACACATTGCGCCGTTGCAGGGAGAACGCCAGGGTTGGGTTGTCGGCAAGCAAATGGTCAGCCCCGACGATGGCGAGCATCTCCGCCTGACTGCTTTCAAATTCTGCCTGAATTTTACGGTAGATTGCGATGGCGGCGTCCCGGTCGTTGGGTAAGCCTGCGTATTCTCCGGCAATCGCCATGTCGGTCTTGGCCATCGCCATGCCGATATTCCCCATGAGCGCCCGAAAGAACGGCCAGTGCCGGTACATGTCCTGTAGTGCCTGCAAACGTTCCGGCTTGTCCTCCCGCCAGCGGGCGAGGGCGGAACCGAGGCCGTACCATGCCGGAAGAACATGTCGTGACTGAGCCCAGGCAAATATCCACGGAATGGCGCGGATGGAGGACATGGAGCGATCGCCGCGCTGGCGATGGGAGGGGCGCGAGCCGATGTTCATGTGGGCGATTTCGTTGAGGGGGGTGGCCTCGTAGAAATAATCCATGAACCCTGGGGTGCCTTCCGTGAGATCGCGGTATACAGCCTCCCCAGTCCTGGTGAGTTCCGCCATGATTTTCAGATGGTCCGGGTTGTCACCAGATGCTGACCGAACCAGTCCTATGCTCGCCTTGATGAGACCCGCCGTACCTACGGTCAGTTCATACACCGCAGTCTCCAGATTGGCGTACTTGAAGGAAAGCACCTCGCCCTGTTCGGTAATTTTGATCTGCCCGCGTACCGTATCTGGTGGTTGTGCCAGTATGGCTTCATAGGTGGGGCCACCGCCACGGCCCACACTGCCGCCGCGACCGTGAAAAACCCGAATCCGTATCTTCCGTTTGTCTGCCAGGGCTGCCAGCCGTAGCTGGGCCTGATACAGGGACCAACTGGAAGAAAGTATGCCGCCATCTTTGCAGGAGTCGGAATAGCCCAGCATCACCTCCTGGATGTCATCCTGACTGCCGAGAATCTTGGCGTAAACCGGGTTGTCCAGCAGGGTGGACATCACCGTATCCATACGCTCCAGATCGTGAATGGTTTCAAACAGCGGGGTAACGGCGATCTCGCTGTAGAGACCCTGCCGTGACCATCCGGCCAGGCCGAACTCCTTGGCAAGTACCAGTACCTCCATAATGTGGCTTGCCTCATGGGTCATGGAGATGACGTAGTTGCCAAAGCCGGCGGTGCTGACTTCACGCCGTAGCTGGGCGATGCAGCGGAACATCGCGCAGGTTTCCGCCGCCATAGGGGACAGGTCAGGCGCTTGCTCCACCAGCGGACCGGGGCGGCGCAGCGCGTCGGAGAGCGCCAGCATGCGCGCTTCTTCGGAAAGCTCCACGTAGTTGGCGAAGCCTGGAATTCCGGCGAAAAGCTCGGCGATGGTGCGGGAGTGCACGGAAGATTCCTGGCGGATGTCCAGGTTGGCCAGGTGAAAGCCGAAGGTCTGGACCAGCCATATGATCTCCTGGACCTCGTTGTCGGCGATATACCCGTCATTGTGGCCACGCAGTGAGTCACGTACCAGCAAAAGGTCATCAAGGAAATCCTCCGCTGCGGCATAGGCGGGGCCCGCCGACTCATTCAAGACCTGACCGTTTTCCAGTTGGCGCAGACGCAAGTCGAGACGGGTCATCATGTACCGCAGTTTGCGGCGATAGGGCTCACTGGGGAAACGTTGGTCCACCCACTCCGCAAGTTCTGGAAAGTCGTCCGCATCACGCTCCAATGAAGCAAGCAGAACGGGAGAGATGGCACAGAATCGGCTGGAATGT includes:
- the ppc gene encoding phosphoenolpyruvate carboxylase, which translates into the protein MEKKALNGKALRNRVKLLGNLLGEVLREQAGHRVFNAVEQLRQGYIRLHKREDLRLRERLARFIDALPQDDLVLVIRAFNTYFSLVNIAEEEFQHLHRRRLLQKGSMLWTGSFEETFRELQGQGINPGQLQFLLDQIRYLPVFTAHPTESKRRTVLHALRRIFVTSKMLDDSALNDEEEQEVMDNLRAQIQILWETEEVRTNKPQVQDEVENGLFYFRDSLFEAVPLTYRAARRAARRVFANADIDIPAFIRFGSWIGGDRDGNPNVTAAITGWALRTQSIEVLKEYQQRLSDLYQLLGHSSRFCAISPVLLASLERDADDFPELAEWVDQRFPSEPYRRKLRYMMTRLDLRLRQLENGQVLNESAGPAYAAAEDFLDDLLLVRDSLRGHNDGYIADNEVQEIIWLVQTFGFHLANLDIRQESSVHSRTIAELFAGIPGFANYVELSEEARMLALSDALRRPGPLVEQAPDLSPMAAETCAMFRCIAQLRREVSTAGFGNYVISMTHEASHIMEVLVLAKEFGLAGWSRQGLYSEIAVTPLFETIHDLERMDTVMSTLLDNPVYAKILGSQDDIQEVMLGYSDSCKDGGILSSSWSLYQAQLRLAALADKRKIRIRVFHGRGGSVGRGGGPTYEAILAQPPDTVRGQIKITEQGEVLSFKYANLETAVYELTVGTAGLIKASIGLVRSASGDNPDHLKIMAELTRTGEAVYRDLTEGTPGFMDYFYEATPLNEIAHMNIGSRPSHRQRGDRSMSSIRAIPWIFAWAQSRHVLPAWYGLGSALARWREDKPERLQALQDMYRHWPFFRALMGNIGMAMAKTDMAIAGEYAGLPNDRDAAIAIYRKIQAEFESSQAEMLAIVGADHLLADNPTLAFSLQRRNVYMEPLNHIQLALLRRYRNDETPPEFREIWLDPLLRTINAISAGQRNTG